In Micromonospora sp. WMMA1363, a genomic segment contains:
- a CDS encoding DoxX family protein — translation MRFLVVSLTLVLASILLAVAVPKLTGQVQMRERMAHLGVSPGRTRMIGGLEIAAVGGLLLGLLWPPIGVAAAIGVVLLMIGAAVYHARAKDPVSVTVVPVVFAAAAGALAVLPVVNG, via the coding sequence GTGCGTTTCCTCGTCGTCTCCCTGACGCTCGTCCTCGCCTCGATCCTGCTGGCCGTGGCCGTCCCGAAGCTCACCGGCCAGGTGCAGATGCGCGAGCGGATGGCCCACCTCGGCGTCTCACCCGGCCGCACCAGGATGATCGGCGGCCTGGAGATCGCCGCCGTCGGCGGCCTGCTCCTCGGCCTGCTGTGGCCGCCGATCGGTGTCGCCGCGGCGATCGGCGTGGTCCTGCTGATGATCGGGGCGGCGGTCTACCACGCCCGCGCGAAGGACCCGGTCTCGGTGACCGTGGTCCCGGTGGTGTTCGCTGCCGCCGCCGGCGCGCTGGCCGTCCTGCCCGTCGTGAACGGCTGA